Part of the Vigna unguiculata cultivar IT97K-499-35 chromosome 3, ASM411807v1, whole genome shotgun sequence genome, atgtattatttttaaaatgaaaggTAAATGACATCTCTCTTTCtgtaacataatttttaataaaataataagtaaataagtaAGATTGTGTGAAATATGGCTATTTTATTGAAGAATGTATTTTAACtgttgttaatttttgttataacttatttatttctttccgctttcttctttttgcaactacttttttttcttgcttcAATCCTTCTAAAATATACTTCTATTTCTGTTGTTCTGaatcttatttcattttttttttattttgtttctctatATTTCTGTCAAGGATGAAAGTAACAGTTGCACCTATACAATTAATTCGGCAAAAGTAAGGAACAACGGGAAGTGCATTTAtgagttgttttattttttcttattcaatGTCGTATTTTTGCTATActtgtttagtttattttatttataatagttaaacaaaaactcattaattatatatttttttcattcgtCTCGTttcacatagaaaaaaaaaagaaagaaaaggagttCTCTAGACatgttgttatatttatttatcaagtatttttttatgtcttttaaaaaaacatcaagataattttgtattgttttcatTACTTAATAGTCAAATATTAAGTTATGACacataagtttttattttttttatttttttgcatttATAGATAATGTTGGAAATATAAGAATTGAAATATTATatcttatttgattttttacatTCTTACGTTCTAACtcatttaagtatttttattcttttgtaaatacttttgtataacattttatataagaacattaaataaaatcttattcGATATATTTTACTCTCTTTTTATGATCGTGGTTTATTTATCAGatttatattttgatagttATGTTGTCTATTATAAATGAATCCATAAATACATGAATCAGAAGGACAAATatgaaaattagttttaatgtGATTATTAGTAATCTTTAATCTTATTCATCATAATCTATAATACATTTAAGTCTATGtctaaattcaaattatttatagttttattatattttttttatatgatttcatCCATATGatatgttataatattttatgatatacaataaaaagatattttattcaaatttagaaaaaaaatatttaaaacatttaaaatatttttgaatttcaatatttatttttaataatttttaaaaaatattttttaactctatcaatattacttttatgtttttaaaattaataatgttttatttgttatgatattgaattttatcctattattatttgattttcaaaaatttaaaatttacatagttacattttatttcaaaatatatgataaataaattagattacgttattttattataaaaataaattaattaatattgagaTCCtaaaaaattgagtaaaaatgacTAATGACTATTAGTCGATGGTGGAAGACGACGGGAGAGAAATtttatattagtataatataagatgatcaatattttttttagtattaatacTTTTAACAATTCATGTCTTATTAAATATACATGTTAATAACCAACTATtcaaattaattgtttaatttttaagaaataaggAGTAAACTTTGGCAAGATCATCTAACAAAAATTCGTcacataaatgttttttatgtcTACATCAGACCACAGGctatataaaacaaatcaaactaGGTCAACATTTCCACTAAAAcccatttattaaaaaatgttttaccCTAAGTTATTACAAACATTTCATGTGTAATTCGTggatcaatttaaataaacataaaaaatatttattattattattattattaattatatgataatatattaaaatcacatATATGTTCTAATATGTCTTTAGCATTTATAAACTtagtttatttgaatttgattgctataaaaataattatttgtattacattttcctaaatttaattttttctgtttacatatatagatatttgttttgattgttattaaatatttctttgtatTAATCTCTCactaatttgtaattattataatctatccctaaattttatttcatgttttaaataacagttattttaatttgtcgagaatttgatatcaaataaaaacaaaatttatatttatgtaaagagaaaaactaaagatttttttgttaacaataaaattaaaatctatttaatttacaaagaattatgaaaatatctaaatttagtttatttacgtcgatttatttatctttataattttttagcagataaatttgtattaaaaatactattattttatcacAACCAAAAAACTTCAACTTATCTCTAATCCTACAACTCTTCTTTTTACTCCTGAaaattttctctctttgttttatgttaaattattgtttttgtttttgttaaattatagcGAGACAAACCCGTAAGCATCTTTCTAAGTAATCACACcatttaagataaataaatgtCAAAAACTTAAATGTTCTTTTAAAGAAATAGATACTCAAATCTAacaaattacaatattataagTAAGACATAAGGAcataaaataacacataaaaatagaaAGGGGATGACTTTTGTTGTAAAAggcaaatattatttaatttgcaAGTCGAAGAAGTTTGATGATTGTATTTAAGATTTGGTTGTGGTAATTTTGTTGACTTCGAAGAAAATATCTCATATGAATacattttgattgaaaaaaaagttgaacaatTAAATTGTGTACACAACCAATTGTATACATCATTTAATTTTGTACACAATCTAATTTTGTATGCAGATTATAAttgattgattatatttttttattgagacAATTTATGTTAAATAGTCGTTTCTATATGATAGACTTTGGTAATACCTTTGTTGTTTTTTGCATTCAGATTTTTTCGTGACATATCACATGatattgtttatttgttttaaagaggatatattaataaaatcctCAAACGATTTAACATGCATTCTTAGCATGTGCTTCACTTGTTCAAAAGATGATTATGTATTCTTTTTGGAggaattatttgaaaaagggACAGGAAGAGATGGAAATGATTTGAGGTGAGCTTGAGATTGTTTCTTTTGAGAGATTTTGAGGTGATTTTGGAATGGATTAGTGAGTGAAGTTTGTGAAAGTTTGTAACTAAATTACTCATATATTACAAAcagttttaataaataaaaagttattttaccaaattgtccctaatgttaaaagtaatgtagaatattatataaatgacctataactattttttaaaatcttatttggAATCGTTGTAAGCATGTTGGGAATAGTTCAATAGTTGGTGGAATCGTTTCAAAAACACATGCAACTCATGGAATTGTTCCATACTTCACGGAATCGTTCCAATAACGCATCGTGGTGGAATCGTTCCAACCACCACCACGCATCGTTCCATTAGTTTCGATGCTCACATTGTGCTTCATTGActcattttttttgtctcacGCTTGCACAACACCATTACCATGGCGTCTTCACCATTAGCTCTATCTAATGCCAAAGACACACCTAGGGCCATGACgacatacatacatgcatgtTTACTGAAAACGTAATTATGATTAGGATAATTTAGTAAATTTCACTACATAAGCCTCTCATCTATCTCATTTAGTTAACATAATGACTTTTGGAAGGGATTTTGCTAATCATCGCTCGCCATCCCCTACCTCACCCATAAAAGAACACGAAACTTACCTTCTATTCCTCACCCTCCTAATCATTTTGCACACACGGTGAATCTATGCAAAAGAACACAATGTAAATctcaatgttttcaaaaatgataatgaaagattttaaatgaaaaaagtcCCACATGTTTGTGCTATTGGTAGTTTAATGTATGTTGAAGTTTGTACTCGTCCCGATATTACTTTTGTTGTTAATTCTTTAGGAAGATACTTTAGCGTCATAAGATCACATGTTGATCCATAAGAAGTTTGATTAACCTTAGataaatgaatattattattctagTTTTGCTGGTTGTCCTGATGACCAAAATTATACTTTCGACTTTTGTTTTATGATGTTAGAAGAAGTTATTTCTTAGAAAAGTGTTAAGCAAACTCTTACTAGTACCTCTACCATGGAAGCAAGATATGTTGCTTATTATGAAGCTACTTGTCAAACTTTGtagattaaaaaattgatttatgattttcaaattgttgaaagtatTTATATGCCACTTATGATACATTATGAAAACACTATTTCCCTAAAATCAACAAAAGTTTCCCACTTCAGagtattttgatataaattttctgttggttaaaaaaaagtttttgatTTTCAAATGCAGATTGAACATATTGCTACAGAATACATGTCAACATACTTCGTTATTAgagttttttcaaaatcatgtaactcgtatgaatgtatttaattttttcatgtaCCAAATTATTGGAACATGAAATTtacactttatattattatgattttcatgaaatgtaaatttatcaacaacatcattttcattacatatctttattttttttaattgttaattgtCTTATTCAAATTATCAAATAtgtaattaaacaattattcaaatttattattttattcttttaacatAACTTTCATTATGTCCATACGACACTACATAAAAGACAACTCAAAATAGGTCAACACTTCCACTAAAACCCATATATCAAAAACTGCATCACTTTatctagagatgtcaaaatgagtttcaacctgtgagccaacccgactcatcacgggttcgagccgggttgggttgagaaaaattcaccttttttaaaaattggttgaactcaacccgactcacttaatCCACGGGTTAAATGAGTTCGAGCCgagttgaaggtgggttggcccacttaatccagcaacattttttttacaattttttaaaaatttttaaaaatttttcttttaattttttttaataattatttaatactcCTATTATATTCGTTCACAAATTcatatttactactcctattaaaaacattttaggtCTAATTGGTTgacgaatttaaataaatatagaaaatgtttatattattattattgttatatctaatatattaaaatcacaCATTTATTTTCTAACATGTCTTTAccattcataaaattaatttatctgagtataacaaaatatttgttttacattttcctacatttaaaattatttattttggtttatatattcCATGAGTTTGGTTTTggttgttattaaatatttctttgtcTTAATCTCTCCCTATTTTGTAATTACTACTCtctctaaattttatttcaggTTTTAAATAACAGTTATTTTAGGTATTTTAAGTTTGTCTAGATGGGTGGATGTTTGAATGTACCATTAACACTGCTGAGGGTTATTAGAATTTGTCACTTTTGCTAAATTCAATAtcacaaattatatttatttaaggatgaaaaactaaacattattttattataaataaaattaaaacttatttaatttacaaaaacatgaacatatttaaatttagtttatttatttatctttacagTTAAGGAGGTTGATTTGTACAAAGGATCGAACTTATAAATTCATATCGAAAATGTTATTATAAGTTTTACTCTTTATTTAACTTAGTTTGAATTACTTttcaaactatattttaaataaagttattatatTCGACCTTAAAATAGTTTATCacataaaaacttaaatttgaTTGTGATAgaaactttatttttacttcagttttatgttaaattattgGAAAATAACTCAGTAAGCatatttatataagaaattaaacgtataaaacataaatgtttttttttaaataaagaaaactcaaaatctAACAAATTATTTAGACATAAAATagaacttaaaaataaaaagaacataaaaataaaaaggggtACGAAGAATAGCTGTGTGCGTTGTTTTCACGCCTCACACCCTCCCTATAAAATCTCTCATATTTATTCacttatttatgatttatatttatttttattttgtgcgTGTCTCTTCATTTGAATCTGGATCCAGCGCCTTCTATAGTCTCTATTTGCGCACGCACGAACCAAACCCAAAccctatttttctttctctttctctctctcttccttcgtttatctttcttccttgtTTGGCGTCAGCCATAGATTACGCATTGCACAATGAAGAAAGGGACTAAGAGGAAGGCGAAACAGCAGCAAGAAGCCAAACAAGACGCAGCCGAAGACAACACCACCAAACCACAACCTCGAGCTAAACGAGCCAGGTCCTCCAAGCCTCAATCCGAGCCTGAGTACTTCGAAGATAAGCGCAACTTGGTTAGTGAACAACTTCATCTTCATCACCGTTTCAATGCTTTCATTTCGATTCGGACCGTTTCTTCAACTGAGCATTCTCAAGAATGGGATGAAACGAATCTTTTTGTTTGTTCGGAGGAAACGATTTTTTCGGTGCTTTGTCTTTCTCGTGTTTTCGTTTCAGTTTTAGTTCGCTATGCTAACTGTTTAGCTTGGAAGTGGCTATGCTAACTGTTTagctttttctttctttatttatttatttattttgttgcgTTGTGTTGGCTGTTGGTTTCACTGATGGAAAATGGGGTTTGGTATTTTGGATTCTGTAGGAAGATTTGTGGAAGGAAACATTCCCCGTTGGAACTGAGgtttgtttgtgtgttcaaTTAATTTATGGAGTTTTCTTCGTTTATGACCGTGCCGTGTTTCTTGTTGTGACCGCTTCGTGTTGTAATGACAGTGGGACCAATTGGATACCGTGTATCAATTCAAGTGGGATTTCTCAAATCTAGAAGTATGGTTGGATTGGGCTGATTAGGTTTCTTGTTAGTGATCTGTTTTTCAGTAAAGTTGAACtgatttatttgattaattgcTGATGGTGTTGTGATTTGGGGGTATGCTTTCAGAATGCGTTTGAAGAGGGTGGCGTGTTGTATGAGAAGAAGGTTTACCTCTTTGGTTGTACTGAGCGTAAGTGGTTTGCGGagtttattcttttttgttgatttaaaagCGACTGATTTGCTTGGTGTGCTATTTCCccttaattatttggttgttcaTCATCTTACGATGACTTTCTGGCTGCAGCTCAACTCGTCATGTTCAAAGGGGAAAGCAAAGTTGTCTGCGTACCTGCTGTAGTAGCTGTAAGTAGTTAAAGTGCACTGTCTACATGTATCTCGGCACGAACACTCTTGATTTTGTTTACCAATATCATTCTTGCTTCTGAGTTTTTTATGGAAAGTGGACTGTTTGATTTTACCATTTTATGCTTCTTGTTTATTTGATTTGTGAGTATTTTTTTTGGGGTGTGGTTCTTTGGTGACTTTAACACGTCCTTAATGTTTTGGGTGTTACTTGGAAGTGCAAGTTCATTGAATGTGCTCTGTTGCCCGTTTTATGGCATGGAGAAACCTTGTTTTGATGATTTGAatgtttgcatttttattttaactttgaaaatatttcaaCGTCATTCTGCAGGTTGTATCACCTTTCCCACCATCTGATAAAATTGGAATAAACTCAGTCCAAAGAGAGGCTGAAGAGATAATTCCCATGAAGCAGATGAAAATGGACTGGGTTCCATATATTCCCTTGGAGGATCGGTATTAATCTCAATTAGTTTGTTTTGGTGGTTTCTTTGGAATTTGTTTATGAAACATTGCTTCTTTGTCATCTCTAAACTCCTTCGTACGATTTTATGTCTTAAACAGAGATAGCCAAGTGGACAGGCTAAAATCCCAAATATTTATCTTGAGCTGCAACCAGAGAAGGTACAGCTCATTATTTTTTGCtcttgtttatatttttgtgttctACCGCTTGTTTCAGATCTTCTAAATGGGTTATTCTTGGAGAAACTTGGATTTTGACTGTTTTAGGGCATCCAGCTTAATTAATCCTGTTATTGTGCTCTGACTTTTCTCTAGTTATTTTGATTGTCACCACTTTTCACTTCTCCAAGTAGATTTCTTAAACTATAAGTCCATCGTGTTAAAATTTGTCTGGTGGTTGCATCATATTCTTCTTCCGCATCTGCATGCTGCATAATACTATCTGTAATTTTTTCAAGTAGTATGAAGAAGTCTTCAACTTTTTGCATGTTTTTTCCCCTATTTTTACCCTCTTGTTGGTGACCTGCGTAAAGCATTCTGTACtgtctaatttttcatttagttTGGTTTCAGGCCTTCAGTCCACAGTCCTCTAAAAAtatgtagcatttaaattatagttattttgaaaatttatttactctGCCTTCTTTAAAAAGTGATCTATTGTTATggttgtcatttttatttatgatctTTGCTCATGTAATCTCTTCCAATTGACCTTGATATAGCTTATATTGATATGAACAATTTATCTTACCCATGTTGTAATCTGCTTTGCAGGTCTGCTTTAAAACACCTGAAGTtggatagattaaaaaaatatgaatactGCTTGCCTTGTAAGTGTACCGGTTTTAGaatattgaaattgtttttttagtatattatgTATACTGATTCTACTTCTATTTAATTGGAGGAAGATGATGGAATTTTATTAAACAAGTGAGAATGATGGGGACTTATAGACAATGCTATTTTTCTACTGATAAAAAATTGATGCTTCATTTTGTTCAATGCATAATGATTCTTCAACAGATAGTGTTAATGTTCCTATTAGGATAATTTGTTATGGACTGGTTTTCTTTCTGCAGATTTCTATCAGCCATTTAAGGAAGATGAGGTTGAACAGAGCACTGAAGTTCCTATAATATTTCCTGCTGAGCCAAAGCCGGTAATTGCATTGTAGACAACTTTTCCCAGTGAATCAGTAGTGTTTGGATTGTTTGGGATATTATTTGTATGATATGGTTATATAATTAcctttctaaataaatttttggtAAAAAGATAGGCAGGTTATTGccctttttaattttctattttgtatatGTTTACTTATGTATTGCTTTTATTTATGCAGGTCTTCTGTGAATTTGATTGGGAATTAGACGAACTTGAGGTAAAAATTCACTTATGTGTAGTTTGGAACATGTCAGACTAAGCCCCAGCTAGCTGTTgcagttttaaaattaaattcttagttatttttcttttactactGACAATCCTATAATAGCTAAGTTTCACGAAGCTTGACattattttttctgaaaatttaaGGGACCATTTtgtatgagaaaataattttgttttcttatgttttttaattttaattaaaaaaaatgctatTTGGCTTCCTGTTTTCAAATATGTGTAAGAAATTGTGAAAACAAGTCAGTGTTTCTCATGCAAATCTTTGAAAGTAAGAAATAGTAATCGTTTcacatacaaatatttaaaaacaagaaagtgaaaacaataaatgaaagtagacaatttttttttccaaaaaccaAATTACTTctaatgttttttgtttgtttgtcatTTTATACTTCCTAGTGTAAACTCTAAACTTTTGCATCTTGCTATGTTACTGAATTCGAGAATCTTGATTCTGGAATGTAGGATTGTATGCGTTTCAAGGCCTCTTACActtatttattctatattttacaGGAGTTTACCGATAAACTTGTTGAGGAGGAAGAGTTAACAGAAGATCAAAAGG contains:
- the LOC114179256 gene encoding protein HEAT INTOLERANT 4-like translates to MKKGTKRKAKQQQEAKQDAAEDNTTKPQPRAKRARSSKPQSEPEYFEDKRNLEDLWKETFPVGTEWDQLDTVYQFKWDFSNLENAFEEGGVLYEKKVYLFGCTEPQLVMFKGESKVVCVPAVVAVVSPFPPSDKIGINSVQREAEEIIPMKQMKMDWVPYIPLEDRDSQVDRLKSQIFILSCNQRRSALKHLKLDRLKKYEYCLPYFYQPFKEDEVEQSTEVPIIFPAEPKPVFCEFDWELDELEEFTDKLVEEEELTEDQKDAFKEFVKEKVREAKKANREAREARKKAIEEMSEETKAAFESMRFYKFYPVQSPDAPDVSNVKSPFINRYYGKAHEVL